TTTTCCCCCAATTACTGTGTTAATCCGCGCGCAATTTAATTATCTGACTTATTATGCGATATGGTTAACTTAGTATGCATTACATGCTTGAAGTCTTGAACTGCATTTTGCAAGTAAATTAGCTCCACTCGTACTTGAATCTGGAAATAAAGGCCTCCCCGAGAAGCTTTATTGTTGcttgcagattttttttttctttttttaaggaGAATCCTAAACTTAcatgaggggaaaaaaaaagaagaagaaaagaaaagattgagaGTCGAACAAGAGAGCTAATAGTCACCTGATCAGGGCCTTACTAGTTACTGTTGCTTGCAGTGTTATTGTTGTGAAGAAAAGCTGTTAGAACTTAATTAGATCGTAGAGTTGAGTAATAGGTAACATTTAGTAATTCCTTTTTTGTGCCAACGGTCAAAATTCAAAGTATAAAACGAGACAAATATTTACTCAAAAGAAGATCAAATACTTATGGTTGAAAAATGAATCAAGTTAGTCGGTATTGGAATCGAGTTTAGTTCAGTAAGAGATCGTTCGAGCATGGTTTGCAAACTAATCAACCGAAATTTGAGTAGGATTGtgtatttgataaaattttgaacttaatTCGAATTTGACTTGATTAGCATAAAATTAGAATTGATAGGTAAAAAGTCCAAACTACTTGAACTTGACTCGAGTTTAGTTTGATAAATAAACTAGCAAAGTTTGAACACCATCTCAAACTTATTAAAATAATCGAAcaaacttaaaaactaaaatatttaatttaattagattCGTTTACTACATCTTTACATATACTAGTGAAACTCACTAATATCTAATTAGTCATAAATTTGGATGACTAGCCCTAAGTCACACTTTCCCATATCAAAACAAACTTTTACCTGTCTcacataaaatttatatttttttaacctAAATTCAAAAATGAtggttcatgattttttttaaatcataatTTGATTTTATTAATATAAAAAACTGTACAATTACGAGCAAAAACTCAAATTGACTATACAGTTAGTATGCATGACACTGAGAAATTAGAATTTCCTCGTCTTATATAATGCCTAATGCATAAGAACTAATCTTAGTATTTATATAATTCTTGTCTCGATTGATAAAACAAAATGAGCACATTTTAAATAACGAACTTAATTATTGAATATCTCCCACCAAAGTAGCTATATTGATGCTTGATGAATAATGGGCCTCAAAAGATACTATGCTCCATTTATCGAAACACTCATACAAAAAACTGTGAGTTATGAAAGGGGTATGCCCCGCAGGAGGACTAGATAATGGAAATTGGACACATGGGTTAAGCGCACAACCAATAGGATTAGTTGAAATCATAAACtcataattattaatatttttgtccCCAGAGGAAACATTACGATTCACGTGCTGGATGTAGACCCCGCGGCTTAAGTGTGGCAAGTGCGAAGATTTAACAGCTAATTTCCAGCTCCAACTGATAACGTGTCGAAAACCCGCATCATCATGTGTTCTTTGCCTCGTGTTAACTGTTAACTGTTAAACAGTTGGTGAGTCAGCAGTACAAAAGCAATACTAGTACTAATTTTACGAGTTAATGACGGAGACGTTAACAATGAGTGGAGACTGGAGAGCAGAGCGGACGATGGGCCCGCGATTTACCCACGCTTTTGAGTTTTGAGTCGGTCTTTCTCCCTCCTTAAATGGCCCAAATAATCGTCCCAAGCTCCAAACCAAAATTCCGCATGACACACGTAACCGAATCCCTCTCGATCCTAATCCCACGTTGTACCCAACACCAATTCGAGCAAAATGCTAGAAAGTGACCAGCCAAACAATTCTTTAAGACCAGACGACCCAGACCCTGACGATCCTCCTCAACCGAAGGAACAACCAAAACCCACAGGTATTATTGCCACTGCTTCTTGGTCAAACACTTGTGAATGCCCACCGCCACCGTCACAGCCATCCCCCTCAGCAACCATTCCCTCACCCACCGGAAGCAGCGGACCATCACGACGGCATCCTCATTTCAGGGGAGTTCGATCGAGGAGTGGCAAATGGGTGTCAGAGATACGTGAACCACGTAAAACTACGCGCATATGGCTGGGCACGTACCCCACCCCAGAAATGGCGGCTGCAGCCTATGACGCCGCCACGCTTGCATTGAAAGGACCCGACGCCATTCTAAACTTCCCGGAATTAGCTCCTACCTATCCTATACCGGCTTCTCTATCCGCGGCAGACGTACGCGCCGCGGCCGCAAGTGCTGCTGCCGCTAGAGAACCGCTGCAAGAACCTCCAGTGCTTGATCAAGCTCCTGCTACATCTCCAAGAGACCCTGTAGAAATTAACGAGGACATCAACGCGTCGACTTCCGGTGATAATCAAATGGGACAAGATCAATTTGTTGACGAGGAGGAACTATTTGACATGCCAAATTTGCTAGTTGACATGGCGGAGGGAATGCTGGTGAGCCCGCCAAGGATGAAGCCCGCGGTGTCTGGTGAGTCGCCGGAGAATTCCGACGCAGATAATCTTTGGAGCTATCCTTGACGCCGGTGCTTCTTCTTCACCTTCTCAATCTAGCCCGCAAAACAATGTATGTAAAATACTAGTAGCGCAATAGTTTCCCGGTCATATGCTGTCTTTAGACCAATTCCACCATATTAGATTTCTCTGGCTCTTTCCTAGTCCAACTTTTTCAGAGCTCCATTACTCTGTTAGAATGTTGTGAAGTTTGATTTCCCCTCTTTATTTTCTCCCATTTAGCTAGGAGTTGGGAAGCATAGTCGTGTGAGGCTTGAGAATATTGTGTTCTGCAGTTCTGCTGCCTGCAACCTAAATGCTAGTCAGCAATATATAGAGCGTAAATATATAGACCCCTCTCATTGTACGCGATAAGCAGTAACAAGTGATTTTCCAGTGCCAAGTTTGTTATGTGCATTTTGTCTTCTTAGGGCCTGTATAATAAGAACTAGTGACctcaattaaaaatattttacctCTCCCCGGTATTCAGTGAATCACTGGAAAGTCTAATTAATTTCGGAAAACGATTGCTCTGTTTCTGGAAAAGGAAACACAAAAACCGCCTTCAGAGCTAATGTCAAAGCAGGCTTGACCTTTTTCCATGTTTGACTCGAGACAGACAGATTTGAAGTCCTGCAGATGACCGTTAAATACTTAAAGTCGTAGATTAAATGCCTTATTAGTTGTTGCTTACCCTCGTAGATGAAATATGTTCATCGACATTTACCTAAAATTGGGTGCATCTGTCATCTGTGGCGTGACTTCAGCATGCATATGGTATCAGGTTTTTTAACTTTCACTTATATATACCAAACTTCAGATggagcccaaaaaaaaaaaaaaggctctaACTATATTTCGCCATCAAGAAACATCCCCTGCTTTCTCTGATTAATTCAATCTTAGGCTTCAGGCATCCCAAAGACCcgcaaatgaagaaaaagacgCGAGGACAAGGAAGTATTGGGTCATTCAATCAAAATTTCTGTCAAATAGAGTATCCCAGGAATTATATGACGGAAAAAAGTGGAAGATGCTTTTGGTCTGACAACGA
This portion of the Coffea arabica cultivar ET-39 chromosome 2e, Coffea Arabica ET-39 HiFi, whole genome shotgun sequence genome encodes:
- the LOC113728459 gene encoding ethylene-responsive transcription factor ERF027-like, translating into MLESDQPNNSLRPDDPDPDDPPQPKEQPKPTGIIATASWSNTCECPPPPSQPSPSATIPSPTGSSGPSRRHPHFRGVRSRSGKWVSEIREPRKTTRIWLGTYPTPEMAAAAYDAATLALKGPDAILNFPELAPTYPIPASLSAADVRAAAASAAAAREPLQEPPVLDQAPATSPRDPVEINEDINASTSGDNQMGQDQFVDEEELFDMPNLLVDMAEGMLVSPPRMKPAVSGESPENSDADNLWSYP